In Saccharolobus solfataricus, a genomic segment contains:
- a CDS encoding adenosylcobalamin-dependent ribonucleoside-diphosphate reductase, with translation MEQLLYSTSLRKIKVIKRDGKVDEFKLEKILSKLSSVPDEVTDGIVNDVQANVKDNAIDTRVIADIVERNLIENSLKYPFLMELAKRYVLARIYNHVFGKGKWKDFDEKDLLLSYNALKVLEARYLLKDPNTLRYIETPQMLFRRVARFLASVERKYGKSEAEVKQLEDKFYEMISDLKFVPNSPTLMNSETRLGILSACFVIPVKDAMTTPEGDGIYDALRATALVHQQGGGTGFDFSELRPKGDVVASTAGVASGPVSFMKVFDASTDVIKQGGKRRGANMGVMHAWHADIEDFIRAKTGQLKDVQLQNFNISVGAYDYFMDAVVKGESVPLINPRKTKIAGRDHEYYITKARGYMSEEWIQEVILSELEEKGGVVSLDESKIITVDEALVIASKEGAVVKYVNAKSLFDEIVKGAWDSGDPGLLFIDTINRRHPVWYLGKINATNPCGEEPLLPWESCNLGSINLEKFVIERDGKAAIDWDGLAEIIRYGVRFLDNVIDANRYPLKQIEDATKRTRKVGLGVMGLARMFIKLGIAYDSVDAIYLSYQLAKFIFYHAYKASIEIAKEKGTFPTYDARLYRDIWESALDFDSLLQTAEISDKPSDYVKKLTSVVDKLDFDLLKGERLKYGLRNSTVVSIAPTGTISIIAGTSSSIEPLFALAFVRNVAVGKFIEIDPLFLEYLRKYELDDPEVIQKIAESGIIGDNVFMPRSLRKLFRTAHEVPPIYHVMHQAAWQQWNDSGTSKTINLRSEEPPETVEKVYLLAWKLGIKGITVYRDKSKQQQVIYFGVKKEREEYEKKKEEVEKKTQLLPSSLRMEKKFVEVSETYAGGCKTCEL, from the coding sequence ATGGAGCAGCTATTATACTCTACATCTTTAAGAAAGATTAAAGTAATCAAACGAGACGGTAAGGTTGATGAGTTCAAATTAGAAAAGATACTATCTAAACTTTCTTCCGTCCCAGATGAGGTAACAGATGGCATAGTCAATGATGTACAAGCTAATGTAAAAGATAATGCTATAGATACTAGGGTAATTGCGGATATAGTTGAAAGAAACCTCATAGAGAACTCACTAAAGTATCCTTTCTTAATGGAATTAGCAAAACGATATGTCTTAGCTAGAATTTACAATCATGTTTTCGGTAAAGGGAAATGGAAAGATTTCGATGAGAAGGATTTGCTTCTCTCTTACAACGCATTAAAAGTATTGGAAGCTAGATACTTATTGAAAGATCCTAATACTTTGCGTTATATTGAGACACCACAGATGTTATTCAGAAGAGTAGCTAGATTTCTCGCATCAGTTGAGAGAAAATATGGTAAATCTGAGGCTGAAGTTAAACAGCTAGAAGATAAGTTTTACGAAATGATAAGTGACTTGAAGTTTGTACCCAATTCGCCAACACTGATGAATAGTGAAACTAGACTAGGCATCTTATCAGCATGTTTTGTAATTCCAGTTAAAGACGCTATGACTACGCCAGAGGGAGATGGAATATATGACGCGTTAAGAGCTACTGCCCTTGTTCACCAACAAGGTGGAGGGACTGGTTTCGATTTCTCAGAATTAAGACCTAAGGGAGACGTAGTAGCTTCAACTGCGGGTGTGGCGTCTGGTCCGGTTTCATTTATGAAAGTATTTGATGCCTCTACTGATGTTATAAAGCAAGGTGGAAAGAGAAGAGGAGCTAACATGGGAGTGATGCACGCATGGCACGCTGATATTGAAGATTTCATTCGTGCTAAGACTGGTCAGCTAAAAGATGTTCAGTTACAGAATTTCAATATTTCTGTAGGTGCTTATGACTACTTTATGGATGCTGTTGTGAAAGGCGAGAGTGTACCTTTAATTAACCCTAGAAAGACCAAGATAGCAGGGAGAGATCATGAATATTATATTACAAAGGCTAGGGGTTATATGAGTGAGGAGTGGATTCAAGAGGTCATACTATCAGAGTTAGAGGAAAAAGGTGGAGTAGTTTCTCTAGATGAGAGTAAGATTATTACGGTTGACGAAGCACTAGTAATAGCCTCAAAGGAGGGGGCTGTTGTCAAGTATGTTAATGCAAAATCATTATTCGATGAAATAGTGAAGGGGGCATGGGATAGTGGTGACCCTGGCCTTCTCTTTATCGATACTATTAATAGGAGACATCCTGTTTGGTATTTAGGTAAGATTAATGCTACAAATCCATGTGGTGAAGAGCCACTATTACCTTGGGAGAGTTGTAATTTAGGCTCTATAAATCTAGAGAAATTTGTTATAGAAAGAGATGGCAAAGCGGCGATAGATTGGGATGGATTAGCCGAAATTATTAGGTACGGGGTAAGGTTTCTGGATAACGTGATTGATGCTAATCGTTATCCGTTAAAGCAAATTGAAGATGCAACCAAGAGAACTAGGAAAGTAGGTTTAGGTGTTATGGGACTAGCTAGAATGTTTATTAAATTAGGTATTGCTTATGATAGTGTAGACGCAATATACTTGTCATACCAATTAGCCAAGTTCATATTTTACCATGCGTATAAGGCATCTATTGAGATAGCTAAGGAGAAGGGTACATTTCCTACATATGATGCGAGGCTGTATAGGGATATTTGGGAGAGTGCATTGGACTTCGATTCATTGCTACAAACTGCTGAAATTAGTGATAAACCCTCAGATTACGTTAAAAAGTTAACTAGTGTGGTGGATAAGTTAGATTTTGATTTGCTAAAAGGTGAGAGATTAAAATATGGTTTAAGGAATTCCACTGTAGTTTCTATAGCCCCAACGGGTACTATCTCAATAATAGCTGGGACATCATCTTCAATAGAACCACTATTTGCATTAGCGTTTGTTAGAAATGTCGCAGTTGGGAAGTTCATCGAAATTGATCCGCTTTTCCTAGAATATCTAAGAAAATATGAGTTAGATGACCCAGAGGTTATTCAGAAAATAGCTGAAAGCGGGATAATTGGGGATAACGTATTTATGCCAAGATCATTAAGGAAATTGTTTAGAACTGCTCATGAGGTTCCACCAATTTATCACGTCATGCATCAAGCAGCTTGGCAACAGTGGAATGATTCCGGGACTTCCAAGACTATTAACTTAAGATCAGAGGAGCCACCGGAGACTGTAGAGAAGGTCTATTTATTAGCGTGGAAACTTGGAATAAAAGGTATAACTGTCTATAGGGATAAGAGTAAGCAACAGCAAGTGATCTATTTCGGCGTTAAGAAAGAAAGGGAGGAATATGAGAAGAAAAAGGAAGAGGTGGAAAAGAAAACGCAATTACTTCCTTCTAGTTTAAGGATGGAGAAGAAATTTGTTGAAGTTTCAGAGACATATGCAGGTGGATGTAAGACGTGTGAACTATAA
- a CDS encoding transcriptional regulator — translation MSLQLPCEFSVREILPAVRSIVAQKLIKERNLSEYKAANLMGLTPAAVSNYLKSRRGSNLRSLLEKDEKFMDLVNEVTERILNSNSNLSVYYCILCSEGKKVLTKHGYALSPCLYETIVEPK, via the coding sequence ATGTCATTACAATTACCATGTGAATTTTCAGTAAGGGAGATTTTACCAGCAGTTAGAAGTATAGTAGCTCAAAAATTAATAAAAGAGAGGAATTTATCTGAATATAAAGCAGCTAATTTAATGGGCTTAACACCGGCTGCTGTTTCAAATTATCTTAAGTCTAGAAGAGGTAGTAATTTAAGATCTCTTCTAGAGAAAGATGAAAAATTTATGGATCTTGTAAATGAGGTTACGGAAAGGATTCTAAACTCAAATTCTAATCTTTCTGTGTATTATTGTATTTTGTGTTCTGAGGGTAAAAAAGTTCTTACAAAGCATGGGTATGCCCTAAGCCCATGTTTATATGAGACTATAGTTGAACCTAAATAG
- the gatE gene encoding Glu-tRNA(Gln) amidotransferase subunit GatE, producing MSELNYEELGLKVGLEIHQQLNTPHKLFCNCSTNLEEEYKLTLERYLRPALSELGEVDVAALFEWKKGKKYVYRIPITTSCLVEADEEPPHAINEEALKIALAIAMALNSNIVDEIYVMRKIVIDGSNTTGFQRTAIIALGGMLKDEEVSIQSIAVEEDAARKIDEGTDQVTYSLDRLGIPLIEISTGPDIRSPEQAERVALKIGQLLRMTGKVKRGIGTIRQDLNISIKGGTKIEIKGVQKLELIPDIVRYEAIRQFNLLKIKEELYRRGLTKELVLSNFVVKDVTELFKNTNSKIIKNGIEKGGLVYGIRAYKLKGVLGWELIPKKRRFGTEIADYVRALAGLGGLFHSDELPNYGITEEEINKVREALNATTEDALILIVGERERLDKAVEVIKDRILLAFDGIPKETRGALDDGTTKFLRPQPGSARMYPETDIPPRRIDEKLLEDAKKLVPESPESKMKRYIVLGLSEELAKEIIRDPRLDLFEELVNKYSPRVPPVVIASTITNTLKYVKSKGGDISKINEEDIEELIKSIYESRISKDSISEILVEYTTSKNVELKDIIRKYEVLPIEELEKIIDDIINSNLDEIRKRKDKAVNLIMSKVMSKVKGRADGKIVLELIRSRLKNVIE from the coding sequence ATGAGTGAGTTGAATTATGAAGAATTGGGGTTAAAAGTAGGATTAGAGATTCATCAACAGCTTAACACTCCTCATAAATTATTCTGCAACTGCAGTACTAATTTGGAAGAAGAATATAAGCTAACCTTAGAGAGATATTTAAGACCTGCGTTAAGTGAATTAGGAGAAGTCGATGTCGCAGCATTGTTTGAGTGGAAAAAAGGTAAAAAATACGTATATAGAATACCTATTACCACAAGTTGTCTTGTAGAAGCTGATGAAGAACCTCCACATGCAATAAATGAAGAAGCATTAAAAATAGCCTTAGCCATTGCAATGGCACTAAACAGTAACATAGTAGATGAAATCTATGTTATGAGAAAAATTGTAATAGATGGTTCAAACACCACTGGATTCCAAAGAACCGCAATAATAGCACTTGGTGGAATGCTAAAGGATGAGGAAGTTTCAATACAAAGTATTGCAGTTGAGGAGGACGCTGCTAGGAAGATAGATGAAGGGACTGATCAAGTAACTTATTCACTCGATAGATTAGGGATACCGTTAATAGAAATTTCAACTGGACCAGATATAAGGAGCCCAGAACAAGCTGAAAGAGTTGCCTTAAAGATTGGTCAGTTACTTAGAATGACTGGTAAGGTAAAGAGAGGTATAGGTACAATAAGACAAGATCTAAATATCTCTATAAAAGGCGGTACAAAGATAGAAATTAAGGGGGTGCAAAAACTAGAATTAATACCTGATATAGTTAGATATGAAGCAATAAGACAGTTTAACTTACTGAAGATAAAGGAAGAACTTTATAGAAGAGGATTGACCAAAGAGCTAGTTTTGTCCAATTTTGTTGTAAAAGATGTCACAGAACTTTTTAAAAATACTAATAGTAAAATCATCAAAAATGGAATAGAAAAGGGAGGATTAGTATATGGAATAAGAGCATATAAGTTGAAGGGAGTATTGGGTTGGGAATTAATACCAAAAAAGAGAAGATTTGGAACAGAAATTGCGGACTACGTTAGAGCACTTGCAGGATTAGGTGGACTATTTCACTCTGATGAATTACCTAATTATGGAATAACCGAAGAGGAGATAAACAAAGTTAGAGAAGCCCTTAATGCGACAACTGAAGATGCTCTAATTCTAATTGTTGGCGAAAGAGAGAGGCTAGATAAAGCTGTAGAAGTAATAAAGGACAGAATATTACTGGCATTTGATGGCATTCCTAAGGAAACTAGAGGAGCACTAGATGATGGAACTACGAAATTCCTAAGACCACAGCCAGGATCAGCTAGAATGTATCCAGAAACCGATATTCCGCCGAGAAGAATAGATGAAAAACTACTTGAGGATGCTAAAAAACTGGTTCCAGAATCGCCAGAGTCTAAAATGAAAAGATATATCGTGCTAGGTTTAAGCGAAGAACTTGCCAAGGAGATAATTAGAGATCCCAGACTTGACTTATTTGAAGAGTTAGTTAACAAATATTCACCAAGGGTTCCTCCGGTTGTAATAGCCAGTACGATCACAAACACACTAAAGTATGTTAAATCAAAAGGCGGTGATATATCAAAGATTAATGAGGAGGACATAGAAGAGTTAATAAAAAGCATTTATGAGAGCAGAATAAGTAAGGATTCTATTTCAGAAATACTGGTAGAATATACTACTAGTAAAAACGTGGAATTAAAGGATATAATACGTAAATACGAGGTATTACCAATTGAAGAGTTAGAAAAGATAATAGATGATATAATTAATTCTAACCTAGATGAGATAAGGAAAAGAAAAGATAAAGCAGTTAACCTAATAATGTCAAAAGTAATGAGTAAAGTTAAAGGAAGAGCCGATGGGAAAATTGTATTAGAATTAATAAGGTCAAGACTCAAAAATGTTATAGAGTGA
- the gatD gene encoding Glu-tRNA(Gln) amidotransferase subunit GatD, with protein MQENYKGKAYDILKNLNIEEGDLIEIKKGDLRIRGILLPSYSKDDRIFVIKLDNGYNIGISIDNITEIKPIEKKSSKDRESERREVHNGAKSEIKIISTGGTIVSRVEYETGAVRPALTTEEIIQFLPEINEIAKVDAEVLFSILSENMKPEFWVKIAESVKKAFDEGNTGIVIAHGTDTMAYTASALAFSLRSLQGPVVLVGSQRSSDRPSSDSAINLLSAVITAKYAPFGEVVVNMHAESSDTYALVHRGVKVRKMHSSRRDAFQSVNDKPLAKVLWKERKLVMLNEKYISKKDETLLDAKFDNRVFLLYYYPGLDRDFLEQMLTNTKIRGIIIAGTGLGHTSSDHIELFRKATKDGIFIGMTTQCLFGRVNMNVYTTGRQLLDAGVTPLEDMLPEVALVKLMWVLAHEQDLEKIQNLMITNLVGEINPRHTLDLFPRWSYE; from the coding sequence GTGCAAGAAAATTATAAAGGAAAGGCCTATGATATTTTGAAAAATCTAAATATAGAGGAAGGAGATCTTATAGAAATTAAGAAAGGAGACTTAAGAATAAGAGGTATATTGTTACCAAGTTACTCTAAAGATGATAGAATATTCGTAATAAAATTAGATAATGGTTATAATATAGGAATATCTATAGATAATATAACTGAGATAAAACCAATCGAAAAAAAATCAAGTAAAGATCGGGAGAGTGAAAGAAGAGAAGTTCATAATGGTGCTAAGAGCGAAATAAAGATAATTAGCACAGGGGGCACAATAGTAAGTAGGGTTGAATATGAAACTGGTGCAGTCAGGCCTGCATTAACCACTGAAGAAATAATACAATTTTTACCAGAAATAAACGAAATAGCAAAAGTGGATGCTGAGGTACTTTTCTCTATATTAAGTGAAAACATGAAACCCGAATTCTGGGTTAAGATAGCTGAATCAGTAAAGAAGGCCTTTGATGAAGGAAACACTGGTATAGTTATTGCCCATGGTACGGACACTATGGCATATACAGCCTCAGCCTTAGCCTTCTCTCTAAGATCGTTACAAGGACCTGTAGTACTAGTGGGGTCACAGAGAAGTAGTGATAGACCTAGTAGCGATTCAGCAATAAACCTCTTATCTGCAGTTATCACGGCTAAATATGCACCGTTTGGAGAAGTAGTAGTAAATATGCATGCCGAATCCTCAGATACTTACGCATTAGTACATAGAGGAGTAAAGGTTAGAAAAATGCACAGCAGTAGAAGAGATGCTTTTCAGTCAGTGAACGATAAACCTTTAGCTAAAGTTCTTTGGAAGGAAAGGAAACTAGTAATGCTTAACGAGAAGTATATAAGCAAAAAAGACGAAACGTTGCTTGACGCTAAATTCGATAATAGAGTATTTTTGTTATACTATTATCCAGGATTAGATAGAGACTTCTTAGAACAAATGTTAACTAATACTAAAATAAGAGGTATAATCATAGCTGGTACTGGATTAGGACATACTTCTTCAGATCACATAGAATTATTCAGAAAGGCTACTAAAGATGGTATATTTATAGGAATGACAACACAGTGTCTATTTGGAAGAGTTAATATGAATGTATATACTACTGGAAGACAGTTACTCGATGCTGGTGTCACCCCATTGGAAGATATGCTACCAGAGGTAGCATTAGTAAAACTCATGTGGGTACTTGCACATGAGCAAGATTTAGAAAAAATACAAAATTTAATGATAACAAATCTCGTGGGAGAAATAAATCCTCGTCACACTTTAGATCTCTTCCCAAGGTGGTCATATGAGTGA
- a CDS encoding 30S ribosomal protein S30e, whose product MPSHGSLTKAGKVRSQTPKIQPKEKHKEVPRVRNRKEYEKRVVKARQQAPAR is encoded by the coding sequence ATGCCTTCACACGGTTCGTTAACCAAAGCGGGAAAAGTTAGAAGTCAGACACCAAAAATACAGCCTAAAGAAAAACATAAAGAGGTACCAAGAGTAAGAAATAGAAAGGAATATGAAAAGAGAGTAGTAAAAGCCAGACAACAAGCTCCTGCTAGATAA
- a CDS encoding hypothetical protein (functions along with aFIB and aL7a; guides 2'-O-methylation of ribose to specific sites in RNAs), with protein sequence MMKIYLIEHVIGAVAYDENGNIVDYITNPRDLGKITEELLNNEKGIPFSATVELLKKVNPQEVVVENEAEVPKLQALGYRVSYEPYSKVSRIFRESLPKVAIDIKFASNEEDYYNFLHELSLEYTRRKLRSAAQKRDLLAIQAVRAMDDIDKTINLFSERLREWYSIHFPELDKLIEDHEEYATIVSRFGDRGFLTIDSLKELGFNEQRINRILDAAKKSIGADISEDDLSAMRMIANTILDLYNIRRNLNNYLEGVMKEVAPNVTALVGPALGARLLSIAGSLDELAKMPASTIQVLGAEKALFRALRSGGRPPKHGIIFQYPAIHTSPRWQRGKIARALAAKLAIAARVDAFSGRFIGDQLNEQLKKRIDEIKEKFAQPPPKKPQQQKPQQPQKQQAKGKKGGKRRGKRK encoded by the coding sequence ATGATGAAAATATACCTAATTGAGCATGTTATTGGAGCAGTTGCTTACGATGAAAATGGAAATATTGTAGACTATATTACAAATCCAAGAGATTTGGGAAAAATAACTGAGGAACTATTAAATAATGAAAAGGGTATCCCATTCAGCGCAACAGTTGAGTTATTAAAGAAAGTTAATCCACAAGAGGTAGTAGTTGAGAACGAAGCTGAAGTTCCTAAATTACAAGCATTAGGTTATAGGGTTTCATATGAGCCATATAGCAAGGTTTCGAGAATATTTAGGGAATCATTACCTAAAGTGGCAATAGATATAAAATTTGCAAGCAATGAAGAGGATTATTATAATTTCCTTCATGAACTTTCACTAGAATATACCAGAAGAAAGCTGAGGTCTGCGGCACAAAAGAGAGACCTTTTAGCTATTCAAGCGGTTAGAGCAATGGATGATATAGATAAGACCATAAATCTTTTCTCAGAAAGATTAAGAGAATGGTATAGTATTCACTTCCCAGAATTAGATAAGCTTATTGAGGATCACGAGGAATATGCAACTATAGTATCTAGGTTTGGTGATAGGGGGTTTTTAACTATTGATAGTTTAAAGGAATTGGGTTTCAACGAGCAAAGGATAAATAGGATCCTTGATGCAGCAAAGAAAAGTATAGGTGCAGATATTTCAGAAGACGACTTATCTGCAATGAGGATGATTGCGAACACTATTTTAGACTTGTATAATATTAGGAGAAATCTTAATAATTATCTAGAAGGTGTAATGAAAGAAGTTGCTCCAAATGTAACAGCCTTAGTGGGTCCAGCATTAGGTGCTAGATTATTGAGTATAGCAGGGAGTTTAGATGAATTAGCTAAAATGCCAGCTAGTACTATCCAAGTATTGGGAGCGGAAAAGGCCTTATTTAGGGCGTTAAGAAGTGGCGGAAGGCCACCCAAACATGGTATAATATTCCAGTACCCTGCTATTCATACATCACCTAGATGGCAAAGGGGTAAGATTGCCAGAGCTTTAGCAGCTAAATTAGCAATAGCTGCCAGAGTAGATGCTTTTAGTGGTAGATTTATAGGCGATCAACTAAATGAACAGTTAAAGAAGAGGATAGATGAAATTAAAGAGAAATTTGCGCAACCACCACCTAAAAAGCCGCAACAACAAAAGCCACAGCAACCACAAAAACAGCAAGCAAAAGGTAAAAAAGGTGGAAAGAGAAGAGGTAAAAGAAAGTGA
- a CDS encoding fibrillarin-like rRNA/tRNA 2'-O-methyltransferase codes for MSEVITVKQTNMENIYECEFNDGSFRLCTRNLVPNFNVYGERLIKYEGVEYREWNAFRSKLAGAILKGLKTNPIRKGTKVLYLGAASGTTISHVSDIIELNGKAYGVEFSPRVVRELLLVAQRRPNIFPLLADARFPQSYKSVVENVDVLYVDIAQPDQTDIAIYNAKFFLKVNGDMLLVIKARSIDVTKDPKEIYKTEVEKLENSNFETIQIINLDPYDKDHAIVLSKYKG; via the coding sequence ATGTCTGAAGTAATTACCGTAAAACAAACCAATATGGAAAATATTTATGAATGTGAGTTTAACGATGGTAGTTTTCGATTATGTACAAGAAACCTAGTACCGAATTTTAACGTTTACGGCGAAAGGCTGATCAAGTATGAGGGTGTTGAATACAGGGAGTGGAACGCATTTAGAAGTAAATTAGCGGGCGCAATACTTAAAGGTCTTAAGACTAATCCGATTAGAAAAGGTACTAAGGTCTTATATTTAGGTGCTGCTTCTGGAACTACAATAAGCCATGTATCTGATATTATAGAGCTAAACGGCAAGGCTTATGGAGTGGAATTTTCTCCTAGAGTTGTAAGAGAATTATTACTAGTAGCTCAAAGGAGGCCTAATATCTTTCCACTATTGGCTGATGCAAGATTTCCTCAGAGTTATAAGTCAGTAGTGGAGAACGTTGACGTACTTTATGTTGATATTGCCCAACCGGATCAGACGGATATTGCAATATACAATGCCAAATTCTTCCTCAAAGTAAATGGAGATATGCTTCTAGTAATTAAAGCGAGGAGTATTGACGTCACCAAAGACCCTAAGGAAATATATAAGACCGAAGTAGAGAAATTAGAGAATTCTAACTTCGAGACGATTCAAATTATTAATCTAGACCCATATGATAAAGATCATGCAATAGTTCTTAGCAAATATAAAGGGTAG
- a CDS encoding DUF61 family protein has product MIDKIFEIGLKDIFSSSPAEYVTIKDALDGKLKIRLNNNFYHEIKKDEVEKLSSRIPLYLWSLVKIPFIFIKSSEIGEYFVSGEQWNKKAISILLGREISNVILNVDVEKLLREYTSLIFIILSPTRSYTEETELSEM; this is encoded by the coding sequence TTGATAGATAAGATTTTTGAGATTGGACTTAAAGATATATTCTCTTCTTCTCCCGCTGAGTATGTAACTATTAAAGATGCATTAGATGGTAAATTAAAAATTAGATTAAATAACAATTTTTATCATGAAATCAAAAAGGACGAAGTAGAAAAACTCTCCAGTAGGATTCCGCTTTACTTGTGGTCACTAGTAAAAATTCCCTTTATATTTATTAAGTCGTCTGAAATTGGTGAATATTTCGTCAGTGGAGAGCAATGGAACAAAAAGGCAATTTCAATTTTACTTGGGAGAGAAATATCTAATGTAATATTAAATGTGGATGTCGAGAAGCTATTGAGGGAATATACATCATTAATATTTATAATTCTTAGTCCTACTAGAAGTTATACAGAAGAAACAGAATTAAGTGAGATGTAA
- a CDS encoding transcriptional regulator — translation MSKKIIDEVIDILEDKKYTYTMIEYPEHNRKSVDIVLNSKEPTLIRVSEDKITKEEISDLKKIAVSTLTASLVVTNEEEEDIVSVKADNVFAISPEGFKKVINGEKIFLYRTRGGIFIKIRNYILKHKREEMGYSIGDVAKFLGVSRKAIYDYEKGDSDVSLEVAEKLIDLFGDDIIGDVIWDSIKSKKEILEEGVAEFSPENFKAKLIYKLKESGLNALSLKLTAADLIVKDSDNNRYLVTIENKDYNKSMKKFYEAKKLASYTKSELVIIIRTSKMLKECEDLGYKTYEENDIHSLIDEIKGSNGRQG, via the coding sequence ATGAGCAAAAAAATCATCGATGAAGTTATAGACATATTAGAGGATAAAAAATATACTTATACGATGATTGAATATCCAGAACATAATAGAAAATCTGTTGACATCGTTCTTAACTCCAAGGAACCCACTCTAATTAGAGTTTCTGAAGATAAGATCACCAAAGAGGAAATTTCTGACTTGAAGAAAATAGCGGTATCAACGTTAACTGCGTCATTAGTTGTTACTAATGAAGAAGAAGAGGATATCGTTTCAGTTAAGGCTGATAACGTTTTTGCAATTTCACCAGAAGGATTCAAGAAAGTGATTAACGGCGAGAAAATTTTCCTTTATAGAACTAGGGGAGGTATATTCATAAAGATTAGGAATTACATATTAAAACATAAGAGAGAGGAAATGGGATATAGTATAGGAGATGTGGCAAAATTTCTTGGTGTTTCTAGAAAGGCTATTTACGATTACGAGAAGGGGGATTCCGACGTATCGCTTGAAGTTGCCGAGAAGTTAATAGATTTGTTTGGAGATGATATAATAGGCGATGTAATATGGGATTCTATAAAAAGCAAAAAAGAAATCCTTGAAGAGGGCGTAGCAGAGTTTTCTCCAGAGAATTTCAAAGCAAAGTTGATATATAAATTGAAAGAAAGTGGGTTAAACGCCTTATCATTAAAATTAACTGCAGCAGATTTGATAGTTAAGGATAGCGATAATAACAGATATTTAGTTACAATAGAGAACAAGGATTATAATAAGTCAATGAAGAAATTTTATGAAGCTAAAAAACTGGCGTCATACACGAAATCTGAATTAGTAATAATCATAAGGACTTCAAAGATGTTAAAAGAATGTGAAGATCTAGGATATAAAACTTATGAAGAAAATGATATACATTCTTTAATAGATGAAATTAAAGGAAGTAACGGAAGGCAAGGTTAG